The Candidatus Saccharibacteria bacterium oral taxon 955 DNA segment TGTCCATACGTAATTATTGATCGGAGTATTGAGTTGCCATTTGATACGATGGCGCTACCAGTAATTCGGTTAATCAAACACTACCTAAAATAGCCTCTAGCAACCTTGATACGGCTTAGTCTGGAGCATTTTTGTCGGTTTTTGACTTGCCGCCCATCTCATACTCGTATATCGGTTTTGTAACACGTAGGCCGTGGGTGTATCGATATAGCTCGCCGTAGACGCCACGCCAGCCTTGTGATGGGTTTTCGATGAATCGACGATCCGATGCGATGAACGGTGATGTTACGATGCCGACATTATAGCCTGCACGATGTCCACGTAGAGCCAGGTCGTAATCCTCCATGATGTAGAGTGTAGGGTCAAAGCCGTTTAGTGACTCAAAAGCCTTTTTTGTTGCAAAGGTGCAACTAAACGATATCGGCCACGGTGTGTGTTGCATCAGGCGGAGGTATCCATTCATGACACGAGCGCCTATGCGGATACTGAGCTTTTTCGATGGCATACGCTGGGTGCAGCCGCCAATTTCTAGATTTCTAGCGGTAACTTGCTGTTCAAAGTCGGCTAGAAACTGGGGAGGTAGGATAATGTCAGCGTCGACAAACAGGAGCATGTCGCCTGTCGCTTTTTGGCTACCCTCATTACGGGCGTTGGCGACACCGCGTTTCTTGGCGGTGACGATCGTAAGCGGTAGACGATCACTAAATGCTTCGACGTGTGCGAGTGTGTCGTCGGTGCTGTGGGAGTTGATAAATACGACTTGATCAGCCTGTCGAGTCTGCTTGGTGAGTGATTTTAGAAGTTTGTCGACAGTGCCGGCTTCATTTTTACCAGGGATAAGTACGCTTATCTGCATGACAACAGTATAGCAAATGGTATATGCTAGGCGCATGGCTCATAGAACTCTAGAGGCTCGGCACCAAGGTTTTCGCACTGTCTCGCGTGACGGATTTTGTTGGCTCGAGGCAAATACGACCGCTAAAAAGTCGGCCATCATCATCCACGGCGTAACTGGAGGTAAGGATGATATGTTGCCACTTGCCGAAGAGTATATCGCGCTTGGCTATAGTGTTTATTGCCCCGACTTAGTCGGTCATGGCGGTTCAGCGATGATTCATGTGACGAAGTTCGACGATCTGGGCCGATGGTTCCGTGACTTGGTTGTGGCAATTGGTGTGGAGCCGTCGCTGATTGTCAGTAATTCTTATTCGTCAGGCGTGGTTTATAGCTACATATCCCAGGGTTTTCTGTCCAAGCATACACATGTGATCCTTGGTTGTCCGACACCAACTGTCGCGCTGATGTCGCGACTACTTAATCGTATCGGACAAGCGGTTCCCGATCGTATCGCATGGTATGTATATAATACTTCGCCAGCCAGGAAGCTTCGTGTGAAGATCTTGTATCGTGGTAGTGATCGTCAGTCCTATGACTGGCTAGTTGAGTCCGAAAGGCGCAAATATCACTATATTGCTCCAAATGTTTCACCGATTTTGACAAATATGATAATTCGCGACAACCCTTTTAAGGGAGAGCAGCTGCCAGATGATGTTCAGCGACAGATTACGGTCGTATTAGGTGAGCGCGATAATGTTGTCACCTCTGATGCAAGGGCTTATCTGATGAGAAAACTCCCATACGCTAGGTTTGTTAGTGCTGGTCCAGCTGGGCATATTTTGCACTTTGAGGCGATTAGCTCCCTTGTCCGACGCGATAACAGCGTCTGATATAATAAAAGAACATTATGAAAATCGCATTCTTCACAGATGACTACTTGCCGCACATCCACGGTGTTGCAACTTCTATCAAAACCTATCGTGAGGCGCTGGAGCGCCTAGGCCATGAGGTTTATATCATCGCCCCGAATAAGCCTGGTCACGACGACCATGATGACCATATTATTCGGATGCCGTCAATCAACAACTATGTATTCGAAAAACGGCCTACCTCTGTAATCTACCCTGGATTAGCTAAGAAGCTCGATAAATATGAGTTTGATGTTGTCCATAGTCACATGCAGTTTTACCTCGGTCTGTTAGCGATGAGTGTTGCTAAGCGTCAAGGGGTTCCGCATTTTACAACAATTCACTCTTTATATACCGAACTAATTGATGATTATCCGCTCATGATCTCTGCCGGATTGATCGCGGTTACATTTGGCTACCCTATTATGTTCCGTTGTAAGCCAATTTTGCCATTTAAGGATCGAAGTGATATTCGTGACCTACGCAAAGAGGATGCCAAGTCAATTATGAAGCGTCAAGGCTGGCGTCTGACGGCAGAGTTTGCAAATCGCTGTGACTACTGTATATCACCATCAAAACACCTAGCGGAGATCCTGACGAACGCTGGCTTGACGACGCCAAGTTCGGTATTTCCTAACTGTATCGACACGAGCCGATATACGTCGGCGACTACGGAGAACTCGCCGCTAACTAAGCTTCCTGGCGAAAAATATATTGTTTGTGTTGCCCGATTGTCTGCCGAGAAGCGACAACACGTACTGATCGACGCGATGGAGCAACTTAATGATCCAGGCGTGAAGCTGGTGTTGGTCGGCAATGGTCCAACCGAAGATGAGCTGATTGCCTCGGTAGCTTCTCGTGGGCTGTCTGATCAGGTGATTTTTACGGGTGCGCTATCTGGTGATCAAGTAGCAAGTATACTCAAGCAGGCTGATTTGTTTGTCCTAGCGTCATATCATTTTGACAACCAACCGATGGTCTTTCTAGAGGCGGCTGCCTGTGGTTTGCCGATTGTCTACTGTGATGAGCGTATGACCGAGGGGCTGACACCAAAGAACGCGGTATTGACCGATGGAATCGAGGGCGATGCATTTGCGAAAGTATTTGCTGATCTGCTAGGAGATGACAAGAAGCGGGCCGAGCTTTCGGCTGGTGCGCTAAAGGTCGCTAAGAACTTTGACTCTACCAAGATGGCGAAAGACCTAGTTGCCCTATATGAATCAGCAATTCGAACCAAAGAATTAGAAAAAGCCCGCGAATAAGCGAGCTGTGGTTGTGCGAGGCCGTGCGTAGGAAAAGTAGTCCCACGCACGACCTCATTGAGGCTAATCGGATACGGATAAACGACGCACGTCTGCTATCCGCCGCCCGTGTTGGCTAGTCAGGGTGAACTCGATCTGGTCCCCTGCTTTTACGAGGGCACATTCATACTGGCTCCTTGTGGAGCAGATGATCTGCCATCGCTCACCGGTTTCCTTTTCTCTCCCTTCAAGTATAGTATCTCCGTAGTAGCCGGGTGTGGCGCCTATCCGATCAACTACCATCCTATAGGTCCCTCCGGTAGTGCAACCCGTCAGAGACACAGCCGCAGTCAGCGTAGCTATGGCGACTTGTAGTGTGTGACGCTTCTTCATTCTTCACCTCAATTGGTAAGGGGCTGATCGGGTTGATCAACCAGTATAGATATTACAGCACTTTTTGTATCATAAAGTCAAGAGATACGTAGCCTGTTTTGGGCTATGCGAGAGGTCGTCTATGTACCTATATGTGGAGTCGTACTGATTTTTTATGCTCGCGGTCTAGGTCGCGTCGCTTGATAGTTTCACGCTTGTCCCAGCGCTTCTTGCCCTTGCCTAGGGCGATCACGAGCTTGATGTATTTATTGTTTGTCAGTAGTTTGGTGGGGACGATCGTCATACCCTCTTTTTTGTGAGCCTTAAATAGCTCAAGTTGTTTTTTGCTGACCAGTAGTTTACGCGGTGAGGTGTCGATACTTCGATGGTTGCTTACGCCACGTTCGGTAACTTTTAGACCAAAGCTAGCGTTGTTGAGCCAAAGCTCACCAGAGCGGATTGTGACATAAGCACCCTTTAGCTGGACGTGTCCGTCTCGGGCGGATCGAGTCTCGGGGCCGGTTAGTACTAATCCAGCGATGATTTCGTCGCCCAATTCATAGTCAAACCGTGCACGACGATTGATGATCGGTGCGGTTGGTTTTGAAGATGATTTTTTGGGCTTTGCCATAGGGCCATTGTAACAGATAACAGATGAAAGTTTATACGATATAAATCCGAAGATGTAAAAATGAAAAGCCGCCCCAGGTGGTAGCGATTACTCAACAGACAATTCTGGAGTGGCTTCTCTGAGACGGTTATACTGGTAATCTCCTACTCCTAGTCTTGACACACTTCGCTTTGAGGGCCTGCGTCAGTAGCAGTACAGCGTCGTATACACTATGCGCTACCATAGACGTGATCAGACCGTAGTGGAGGGCTAGCCAAAAAAGGACTAGACCCACGAACCAGGCGTTAACACAGCTGATTATGCTATGGCCAGTGTAGACATGGGCTGCTACAAATACGAGATTTGCAGTGATTATACCGGCTCCAACTGTCCAAGGGGTCGTGAGGATTTGTCCTTCCAGTGCCCCAAAGGTCATCAGATGTGTGGCGGGCATGAGAAAGCTCTCAAAAACCCACCTAGTTACCCCGCGGGTGATCCAGTCTACGAGTGGAAGGACGATCATCGCGATTCCAAAGGACAGATATCGATAGATCAGCTCCTCCCAGAAGCCTATCTGTATTGATGTCCAGACAGCTCTAGACAAGATCCTTGTTCTGGCCTCTTTGAGCGTTTGGTCGTAGCGACCGGTTATGGAATTCGCGATTGCCCAAGCGGTCGCCCATAGCAATATGGGCCAAGCCATTAAAAGGCCGTATGGGTTCCATGTTATCAGAGACAACATATCCCACTTGAGATACTCAAACCCCAGTAGACATAGCAGCCCAAATATGGCTGCAGCCTTAAATGCTTGTGCTATGTATATGACGCTCACGTCTAGGGCCGGTATTTCCAGCGTGTTGCGGTACATCTTTTTTGCCTTTCTCTTGGCAGGAGGTTGTCTAAGTGCGCGCATTTGCGTTATTTATATTACATCAAAAAAGTATAGATAAGTCAAACTATTCAACAGAGGTGTGCTAAAATGTGGCTATGGTTATCGATGTCCATATCACTGAAAAATCATTTGGTCCGAAGTTGCTGATGACGGATGTTCGGCTTAGTGTGGGCGATCGAGAGAAAGTTGGCGTTATCGGGCGTAATGGCGCTGGTAAATCGACGCTGTTTGGTATTTTGACGGGAGCTGACAAAGACTTTATGGGCAAAGTCATTTACCGCAAGGGCGTGAGCGTAGTGGCGACCGCTCAGGAGCATCATCAGATAGATGACATGACGGTCATAGAGTACATTTTGCGTGGACTGCCTGAGTATGCCTCGCTAAAGCACATTATCGATACCTATCCAGCCAAGATGGGTGACAATATGAAGTTGATTGATGAGTATACGGCGGCGCTTGATCGGTTTGGGCAACGAGGATTCTATCAGATAGAAGAGTTGGTAGCTGAAGAACTGAGGAATTTTCAGCTAGGGGGTGTTGAAGAACGAGCGTTTGGGACGCTGAGCGGTGGACAAAAACGTCTCGTGGAAGTGGTAAAGGTTATGCATTCTGACGCTCATCTTGCCCTACTCGATGAGCCGACCAACCACATGGACTATGTGGCAAAAGCACAGTTTATTGACTGGATGAAGTCGTCGACGACAGCGATGCTGGTAGTTACCCATGATCGAGATGTGCTGAAGCATGTCGATCGGATTATTGAGTTAAAAGATGGTAATACGGTGAGTTATCGAGGTAATTATGATGATTATCTCAAGCAGAATGCCCTCGCCACCGGCAATGCGATGGGAGATTATGAGCAGGTTGAGCGTCAAAAAGCTAACTTGCGCGACAAAATTGTTCAGTTTCGCCGCCTCAAGGAGAGGGCGCGCGACCCTGATACGATCAAGCAATTTAAGCGTCGTGAGATGCAAGCAGCGGCACGACTGGAAGAGCTAGAGAAGGTTGAGAGGCCAACATTTTGGATTGACCGAGACAACGTGGCGCAACTTGACTACAAGATGGCTGGGCGATATGACAAATACAAGGCACGGAATATTCGCCTGTCGGTTCGTGATGGCGCTATGCGTAGCCAGAGAAAGCTGATTGAAGCGCGAGATTTAGCGCTTGGTTATGGCGATAATTTGTTGTTTGAGGGCGTAAATATAGATTTACGCGAGGGCGAGGTAGCTGAACTGCGTGGGCGAAACGGTGCCGGTAAGTCGACCTTGATCCGGGCGTTATTGGCGCCGACGGAATCAGAAGTAGACCGGCTTAACTCGATCACCTTTTTTGACGGTACGCTAAAGCTTGATCCGCATGTGAAGGTGGGAGTGTACGAGCAGGAGATCGCCTCGACCTATCTCGACTTGACTCTGCATGATGCGATTGAGCGGATGTATCTTGACCGCAACCTAGCGATTAGCGAGACAAAGATTCGTCAACTGATGGGTGATTATTTATTTACCGAGAGCGATGGCGGAATTGTCCTAGGGCGCTTGAGCGGTGGACAGAAAGCACGCTTTCAGATCATCAGTATGCTTGCTAATGACCCACAGCTGTTGATTCTTGATGAACCGACCAATCACCTAGATCTGCCGAGTATTGAAGAGCTGGAGGTGGCGCTTGAGCGATATAGCGGTGCGATTTTGTATGTGAGCCATGACAATTATTTTCGAGCAAAACTTGGTGGTGAGGTCATTACGGTCGGTGGAGACGAAAAGGCACGCTAGGTTTAGTGTGCCTATATGTAGCGTGCTTGGTGGTTATTTGATTAGACCTTTGTCTCGGAGAGTGGCGTCGATCTTGGCTCGATCAAAGCCGCGTATGATGATACCGTCGATATCTGTTACAGGCACGCTGGATGTCTCGCCACCCACTTTTTCGAGCAACTCCTCCATCGCTCTTTTGTCTTGCTCGATATCTCGTACGGTAAAATCGACGCCTAGATGCTCGAGATATTGCTTCTCAGTTTTGCAAAACGCACACCATGGTGCGCTATAGACGATGATGCGACTTGTACTGGCCATAATGAACTCCCCTATTTCTCCTCGTATATTTCAGCTTGAGTATAGCACGGTGGTTAGCGCGTCAGCAATGTGCTTTTGCTTTTTTGTCACTTGGTATATGATAGGGTTATATGTTGCGGCGTCGCTATTCTGAGGGTTTTGCCCTACCTACGGTTATCATTACATCTGTTGTGATGTTTGCTATATTGGTCGCTGCGACTGGTACGGTGTCTAGTACGGGCGACGCAATTAATACGCAGTTTTATGAGGCGTTAGCGACAGATGCAGCTGAATCAGGCATGAATCACGCGAAAAGTTGCTTGATGGACAATAACCAAGCAAGTACGTGGGGATCTAATGAGCTTCATCCAAATACTGGATGCAACGGAGGTCCGCCATGCTCAGATAAGGATAGTTGCTATGTCGTCAGGACGGATACCTACAATAGTACATATAGTGTTAGTCCAGTTACTGATAGTGGTTCAGGTTTTCAGACGGTAACGGTCAAGAGCACATTAACTCTGACGAGGGCTTCGACTGGAGCGGCTTGGCGGACTTTCAGCAAGACCTTAAAGGTGCGTACTGGTGCTCAGGTTAGCGCGAACCAGGTTATCTTTGGGTATATTGGCCAAGGAACTGGAGCATTTTTTGCTACGGTTGGTGGCGACGGTGTGATGCGTGCGACTGGATACAACGGATTTGGCCAGCTCGGGAACGGTACGTTTAATCCGACTCTGGTGCCAAAGAAGTTTCTTGCACCAACATCAGCGCCAATTGTCGCCGGCTACACAAGTTTTCTGTCACTTGGTACGTCGATGTTTGCGGTCGATTCTAATGGTGAGGCGTACGCTGCTGGCTCAAATCACTATGGGCAACTGGGCACTGGGTCAGGGTTCCACAATATATCATCACCAGCCCGGGTCTCATTGCCCCTAGGCAAGCAGGTTCGCTATATTTCGGTGCGAGGTGGTACAACCTATTTCCTGACTACCGACAATAATCTGTATGCAGCTGGTAATTGTGAGGGTGGTGCTCTCGGAACAACTTATACGATATCGGGGTGTTTGAACCAATCAATACCGGTCCGAGTGTCTCTGCCTATACCAGATCCGTCTGATCCAAACACTATTCCTACAGACAACCTCGTTGCTGACCGTACGACGACGTATATTCGCATGGCTGGAGGTCGTGTGTATGGGTGGGGCTCAAATGACCACGGTCAGCTTGGTGACGTGTCGTTTGCCGATCGCTCTAGTCCAGTTAAGATCGGCACCTACGGTGACTCTGGTCAGCCAAAGGCCACCAAGATCGCTTTTGACGGGCTAACACTTTATGTGCTTGATAGCGTGGGAGCCCTCAAGAGTATGGGCTCAAATAGTAACGGTCAAGCAGGGACTGGCGTCATGTCTCTGAGGGTAAATACGACTAACTTCTGCCTAGATACAGATGGATCGTCAGCGCATATCTGGAATTGTAATGAGTCGGCTTCACAAAAGTTTCAACTGAGGAGTGACGGCTCATTCTATAATGCAAGCAAAAACGTTTGTCTCACGACGGTTGGCTCTAATGGTCTCAAGATGGCGGCTTGCGACGGGAGTGCCGCGCAGAAGTTTCGCTGGGAGCCAGAAACTACCGCGATGCGCGGTTACTTAAAGCATGCATCAAGCGGATTATGTGTCAATAACCGCGACTACAATGTTGCTGGTGGAGCAATGGATCTGGAGCCGTGTGCTTATTATGCCAACCGAATATTCTACCCTGTCAACGCCAGTCTTCAGCAGTTTGACAATAGTGTATTTTCGGGAGTGGTAGTTGATGTGGTGTCTGACCAGTGGGCTGTGGCTGTCCTTACATCCAATGGTGAGGTCTGGGGTGCTGGGGTAAATACGTCTGGGCATCTTGGTAACGGCAGTCAAAGTGTGACACAATTCAAGCCGGTGAAGTTTGCTATACCAGTTGCTGCAAAATATATTTACATAACAAATAACGATACAACAAATCAGTATTCATACCAGAACCTGTTTGCGGTTGGGGCGGATGGACGGGTATATGGCGCTGGTTCGAATTCCTATGGTCAGCTTGGTAACGGCGGCACGGCACCAGCGGTGACGACTCCAGTAGCGATGAATGTGATTGATGGAAGCGCGGTAAGCGCTCGGAGTGTTCAGGTCGGACTTGGAACAACGGTTATATTCACTACGGACGGTTCGGTTTACAGTGTGGGCAATAACTCGCACGGGCAGCTCGGCGACGGCACTATGAATAATAGTTCGACACCAATTCGTGCCAAATATCTCAACGACTTTAGCGCAACTTCTTACTAGTCAGATACCACCCGCCATCGATCGGAGATTGGTATATGTCGAGTTCGAGATCTAGGTGATACTTTTGAAGTTCCTTTATTGCGCGAAGGGCGGCGTCACGACTCAAAAAGCGCCTCTTGTCAGGCGTGGTCGCTGAGCGTGGTTGATATGGCTTATGTTTGGGGGTTCGGTTTTTGCGTGGCATGTTGTGATTATTATACCCCACTAACCCTTTAAACAAATGCTATAAACTGCTATAATAATCTTACATGGGTAAATTGCCTGATTCTAGTGACGGTGATGGAATATCTAACGACCGCCAAGCTGGTTCGTCGGGTCTTATGTTTTTTGCAGTGATAGCGGATACGACCTGGCGGATGTTTGTTCCATCTATCGGTCTGACGCTTCTTGGGGTTTGGCTCGATAGCGAGTGGCACATGAAGCCCTGGTTTATGATATCTGGAATCGTTGTCGGGACAATCGCTGCAATTGCTTTAGTTAGGCGACAGATTAATTCAATCAATACGAATAGGAACACATTATGATTACATGGTTTGCTGCTACTGGCCCTCATATATCTGTCAAGGCTGATGAGATATTTTCAGTGGCGGGTGTTTCGATCACTAACTCACACTTATTGGGCATTCTTGGGCTAATAGTGTTGGTTTGGGCGCTAATTGCGACCAAGCGTGCCGCCATGGGGCGAACGCGGCACAATTTTATAACAAGGCTATTTCTCTGGGCGTTTGAGGGGCTGTACGCAACTGTTGGACAGGTGATTCCAGACGCAAAGTGGGCACGACGTGTAGCTCCGCTATCGATAACGATCTTTTTCTTTGTGGTGGCGCAGTATTGGATGGGATTGCTGCCATTTGTTGGTCCGATTACGGTTGGCGAGCATCATACACCGCTATTTCGTGGTGGTGTTGCGGATTTGAATATGACCTTTGCTCTTGCAGGGGTGACGATCGTCGCAGCTCAGATTTACGCATTTAAGTACCTAGGTTTTCGCGGTAATATGGGGCGATATTTTATCAGTCCACTCAAAAATCCAATCATGTCGTTTATCGGAATTCTCGAGCTTATAGCGGAGTTCTCACGCTTATTGGGGTTGAGTTTTCGTCTGTTTGGAAATGTTTTGGCGGGAGAAGTGCTTCTTATTATGATCGCTTATCTCACGCAATATATTTCACCAGTTGCTCTTCAGCCGTTCTATATATTTGAGCTGTTTATCGGTGGTATCCAAGCTTACATATTCTTTATGCTTTCGACAGTGTTTATTTCACTGGGACTACAGCATCATGGCGATGATGAGGAAAAATCTACGCATTCAGGTTCGCATTCGAGCAGTCGTAAAATCCAGACGGCTGTACACGAATGAGTATTA contains these protein-coding regions:
- a CDS encoding CPBP family intramembrane metalloprotease; translation: MRALRQPPAKRKAKKMYRNTLEIPALDVSVIYIAQAFKAAAIFGLLCLLGFEYLKWDMLSLITWNPYGLLMAWPILLWATAWAIANSITGRYDQTLKEARTRILSRAVWTSIQIGFWEELIYRYLSFGIAMIVLPLVDWITRGVTRWVFESFLMPATHLMTFGALEGQILTTPWTVGAGIITANLVFVAAHVYTGHSIISCVNAWFVGLVLFWLALHYGLITSMVAHSVYDAVLLLTQALKAKCVKTRSRRLPV
- a CDS encoding alpha/beta fold hydrolase — translated: MAHRTLEARHQGFRTVSRDGFCWLEANTTAKKSAIIIHGVTGGKDDMLPLAEEYIALGYSVYCPDLVGHGGSAMIHVTKFDDLGRWFRDLVVAIGVEPSLIVSNSYSSGVVYSYISQGFLSKHTHVILGCPTPTVALMSRLLNRIGQAVPDRIAWYVYNTSPARKLRVKILYRGSDRQSYDWLVESERRKYHYIAPNVSPILTNMIIRDNPFKGEQLPDDVQRQITVVLGERDNVVTSDARAYLMRKLPYARFVSAGPAGHILHFEAISSLVRRDNSV
- a CDS encoding NrdH-redoxin encodes the protein MASTSRIIVYSAPWCAFCKTEKQYLEHLGVDFTVRDIEQDKRAMEELLEKVGGETSSVPVTDIDGIIIRGFDRAKIDATLRDKGLIK
- a CDS encoding ATP-binding cassette domain-containing protein, with the translated sequence MVIDVHITEKSFGPKLLMTDVRLSVGDREKVGVIGRNGAGKSTLFGILTGADKDFMGKVIYRKGVSVVATAQEHHQIDDMTVIEYILRGLPEYASLKHIIDTYPAKMGDNMKLIDEYTAALDRFGQRGFYQIEELVAEELRNFQLGGVEERAFGTLSGGQKRLVEVVKVMHSDAHLALLDEPTNHMDYVAKAQFIDWMKSSTTAMLVVTHDRDVLKHVDRIIELKDGNTVSYRGNYDDYLKQNALATGNAMGDYEQVERQKANLRDKIVQFRRLKERARDPDTIKQFKRREMQAAARLEELEKVERPTFWIDRDNVAQLDYKMAGRYDKYKARNIRLSVRDGAMRSQRKLIEARDLALGYGDNLLFEGVNIDLREGEVAELRGRNGAGKSTLIRALLAPTESEVDRLNSITFFDGTLKLDPHVKVGVYEQEIASTYLDLTLHDAIERMYLDRNLAISETKIRQLMGDYLFTESDGGIVLGRLSGGQKARFQIISMLANDPQLLILDEPTNHLDLPSIEELEVALERYSGAILYVSHDNYFRAKLGGEVITVGGDEKAR
- the smpB gene encoding SsrA-binding protein SmpB, with protein sequence MAKPKKSSSKPTAPIINRRARFDYELGDEIIAGLVLTGPETRSARDGHVQLKGAYVTIRSGELWLNNASFGLKVTERGVSNHRSIDTSPRKLLVSKKQLELFKAHKKEGMTIVPTKLLTNNKYIKLVIALGKGKKRWDKRETIKRRDLDREHKKSVRLHI
- a CDS encoding F0F1 ATP synthase subunit A; this encodes MITWFAATGPHISVKADEIFSVAGVSITNSHLLGILGLIVLVWALIATKRAAMGRTRHNFITRLFLWAFEGLYATVGQVIPDAKWARRVAPLSITIFFFVVAQYWMGLLPFVGPITVGEHHTPLFRGGVADLNMTFALAGVTIVAAQIYAFKYLGFRGNMGRYFISPLKNPIMSFIGILELIAEFSRLLGLSFRLFGNVLAGEVLLIMIAYLTQYISPVALQPFYIFELFIGGIQAYIFFMLSTVFISLGLQHHGDDEEKSTHSGSHSSSRKIQTAVHE
- a CDS encoding glycosyltransferase; this encodes MKIAFFTDDYLPHIHGVATSIKTYREALERLGHEVYIIAPNKPGHDDHDDHIIRMPSINNYVFEKRPTSVIYPGLAKKLDKYEFDVVHSHMQFYLGLLAMSVAKRQGVPHFTTIHSLYTELIDDYPLMISAGLIAVTFGYPIMFRCKPILPFKDRSDIRDLRKEDAKSIMKRQGWRLTAEFANRCDYCISPSKHLAEILTNAGLTTPSSVFPNCIDTSRYTSATTENSPLTKLPGEKYIVCVARLSAEKRQHVLIDAMEQLNDPGVKLVLVGNGPTEDELIASVASRGLSDQVIFTGALSGDQVASILKQADLFVLASYHFDNQPMVFLEAAACGLPIVYCDERMTEGLTPKNAVLTDGIEGDAFAKVFADLLGDDKKRAELSAGALKVAKNFDSTKMAKDLVALYESAIRTKELEKARE
- a CDS encoding glycosyltransferase; translated protein: MQISVLIPGKNEAGTVDKLLKSLTKQTRQADQVVFINSHSTDDTLAHVEAFSDRLPLTIVTAKKRGVANARNEGSQKATGDMLLFVDADIILPPQFLADFEQQVTARNLEIGGCTQRMPSKKLSIRIGARVMNGYLRLMQHTPWPISFSCTFATKKAFESLNGFDPTLYIMEDYDLALRGHRAGYNVGIVTSPFIASDRRFIENPSQGWRGVYGELYRYTHGLRVTKPIYEYEMGGKSKTDKNAPD